The following are from one region of the Muntiacus reevesi chromosome 3, mMunRee1.1, whole genome shotgun sequence genome:
- the SLC30A3 gene encoding probable proton-coupled zinc antiporter SLC30A3 isoform X3 → MEPSPTTGGSETTRLVGPRDRGGAGGGLRLKSLFTEAPEPLPEEPKPVEMSFHHCHRDPLPQPGLTPERMQAQRQLCTACAVCCVFMAGEVVGGYLAHSLAIMTDAAHLLADVGSMMGSLFSLWLSTRPATRTMTFGWHRSETLGALASVVSLWMVTGILLYLAFIRLLHSDYHIEGGAMLLTASIAVCANLLMAFVLHQAGPPHSHGSRGAEYAPLEEGSGESLPLGNTSVRAAFVHVLGDLLQSLGVLIASILIYFKPQYKAADPISTFLFSICALGSTAPTLRDVLRVLMEVPGVRATHELHLWSLTFTHYVASAHLAIDSTADPEAVLAEATSRLHSRFGFSSCTLQVEQYQPEMAQCLRCQEPPQA, encoded by the exons ATGGAGCCGTCTCCCACCACGGGGGGCTCGGAGACCACTCGCCTGGTGGGCCCCCGAGACCGCGGCGGCGCTGGTGGCGGCCTGCGTTTGAAGAG TCTCTTCACAGAGGCCCCTGAGCCCCTCCCTGAGGAGCCCAAACCCGTGGAGATGTCCTTCCACCACTGCCACCGGGACCCGCTGCCACAGCCTGGTCTCACCCCGGAGAGGATGCAGGCGCAGAGGCAGCTGTGCACcgcctgtgctgtgtgctgtgtctTCATGGCTGGGGAGGTGGTTG GTGGGTACTTGGCGCACAGCCTGGCCATTATGACTGACGCGGCCCACCTGTTGGCAGACGTGGGCAGCATGATGGGCAGCCTCTTCTCCCTCTGGCTCTCTACCCGTCCAGCCACCCGCACCATGACCTTTGGCTGGCACCGCTCAG AGACTCTGGGGGCTCTGGCCTCTGTGGTCTCCCTCTGGATGGTCACTGGCATCCTCCTGTACCTGGCCTTCATCCGCCTGCTGCACAGCGACTACCACATCGAGGGGGGTGCCATGCTGCTGACCGCCAGCATCGCGGTCTGTGCCAATCTGCT AATGGCTTTTGTGCTGCACCAGGCTGGGCCTCCCCACAGCCACGGGTCTAGGGGGGCAGAGTATGCACCGCTGGAGGAGGGGTCCGGGGAGTCCTTGCCCCTGGGGAACACCAGCGTCCGGGCGGCCTTTGTGCACGTGCTGGGAGACCTCCTGCAGAGCCTTGGGGTGCTGATTGCCTCCATCCTCATTTACTTCAAG CCTCAGTACAAAGCAGCTGACCCCATCAGcaccttcctcttctccatctgTGCCCTTGGATCCACAGCTCCCACCCTGCGAGATGTTCTCCGTGTCCTCATGGAAG TGCCGGGAGTCCGGGCAACCCATGAGCTGCACCTGTGGTCCCTGACGTTCACGCACTACGTTGCCTCCGCACACCTGGCCATTG ACTCCACGGCTGACCCCGAAGCTGTCCTAGCTGAAGCTACATCCCGGCTCCACTCCCGGTTTGGATTCTCCAGCTGCACCCTGCAGGTTGAGCAATACCAGCCTGAGATGGCCCAGTGCCTGCGCTGCCAGGAGCCCCCCCAAGCCTGA
- the DNAJC5G gene encoding dnaJ homolog subfamily C member 5G, which translates to MAHVDEAARRLSKSGSTLYAVLELKKGASPEDVKKAYRRLALKYHPDKNPGDAQAAEIFKEINTAHSVLSDPKKRKIYDRHGSLGIYIYDHFGEEGVTYYFTMNSCWFKTLILLCALLTCCCCCCCCCFCCGTLKPPPEEATNKKYASNVQHQPPRSGCREHFRREEDGSSDDN; encoded by the exons ATGGCTCATGTGGACGAGGCCGCCCGCCGGTTGTCCAAGTCTGGGTCAACCCTCTATGCAGTGCTGGAGCTTAAGAAGGGCGCCTCACCTGAAGACGTCAAGAAGGCCTACAG GAGACTGGCCTTGAAGTATCATCCAGACAAGAATCCAGGGGACGCTCAAGCAGCAGAAATCTTCAAGGAGATCAACACAGCCCACTCCGTACTGAGTGACCCTAAGAAGCGGAAAATTTATGACCGGCATGGCTCattggggatatatatatacgaTCACTTTGGCGAAGAAGGAGTCACATACTATTTTACGATGAATAGTTGTTGGTTCAAG ACGCTTATCCTCCTGTGTGCTCTGCTCAcctgttgctgttgctgctgctgctgctgcttttgctGTGGAACACTTAAGCCACCACCTGAGGAAGCGACTAACAAAAAATATGCATCAAATGTCCAGCATCAGCCTCCAAGGTCAG GATGCAGAGAACATTTTAGAAGAGAGGAAGATGGTTCTAGTGATGATAATTag
- the SLC30A3 gene encoding probable proton-coupled zinc antiporter SLC30A3 isoform X2 yields MSRKGSGRTRNGGSRSLFTEAPEPLPEEPKPVEMSFHHCHRDPLPQPGLTPERMQAQRQLCTACAVCCVFMAGEVVGGYLAHSLAIMTDAAHLLADVGSMMGSLFSLWLSTRPATRTMTFGWHRSETLGALASVVSLWMVTGILLYLAFIRLLHSDYHIEGGAMLLTASIAVCANLLMAFVLHQAGPPHSHGSRGAEYAPLEEGSGESLPLGNTSVRAAFVHVLGDLLQSLGVLIASILIYFKPQYKAADPISTFLFSICALGSTAPTLRDVLRVLMEGTPRSVSFEPVRDTLLSVPGVRATHELHLWSLTFTHYVASAHLAIDSTADPEAVLAEATSRLHSRFGFSSCTLQVEQYQPEMAQCLRCQEPPQA; encoded by the exons ATGTCTAGAAAGGGAAGTGGAAGAACCAGGAATGGAGGCTCCCGGAG TCTCTTCACAGAGGCCCCTGAGCCCCTCCCTGAGGAGCCCAAACCCGTGGAGATGTCCTTCCACCACTGCCACCGGGACCCGCTGCCACAGCCTGGTCTCACCCCGGAGAGGATGCAGGCGCAGAGGCAGCTGTGCACcgcctgtgctgtgtgctgtgtctTCATGGCTGGGGAGGTGGTTG GTGGGTACTTGGCGCACAGCCTGGCCATTATGACTGACGCGGCCCACCTGTTGGCAGACGTGGGCAGCATGATGGGCAGCCTCTTCTCCCTCTGGCTCTCTACCCGTCCAGCCACCCGCACCATGACCTTTGGCTGGCACCGCTCAG AGACTCTGGGGGCTCTGGCCTCTGTGGTCTCCCTCTGGATGGTCACTGGCATCCTCCTGTACCTGGCCTTCATCCGCCTGCTGCACAGCGACTACCACATCGAGGGGGGTGCCATGCTGCTGACCGCCAGCATCGCGGTCTGTGCCAATCTGCT AATGGCTTTTGTGCTGCACCAGGCTGGGCCTCCCCACAGCCACGGGTCTAGGGGGGCAGAGTATGCACCGCTGGAGGAGGGGTCCGGGGAGTCCTTGCCCCTGGGGAACACCAGCGTCCGGGCGGCCTTTGTGCACGTGCTGGGAGACCTCCTGCAGAGCCTTGGGGTGCTGATTGCCTCCATCCTCATTTACTTCAAG CCTCAGTACAAAGCAGCTGACCCCATCAGcaccttcctcttctccatctgTGCCCTTGGATCCACAGCTCCCACCCTGCGAGATGTTCTCCGTGTCCTCATGGAAG GGACTCCCCGAAGTGTGAGCTTTGAACCTGTGCGGGATACCTTGTTGTCAGTGCCGGGAGTCCGGGCAACCCATGAGCTGCACCTGTGGTCCCTGACGTTCACGCACTACGTTGCCTCCGCACACCTGGCCATTG ACTCCACGGCTGACCCCGAAGCTGTCCTAGCTGAAGCTACATCCCGGCTCCACTCCCGGTTTGGATTCTCCAGCTGCACCCTGCAGGTTGAGCAATACCAGCCTGAGATGGCCCAGTGCCTGCGCTGCCAGGAGCCCCCCCAAGCCTGA
- the SLC30A3 gene encoding probable proton-coupled zinc antiporter SLC30A3 isoform X1 yields MEPSPTTGGSETTRLVGPRDRGGAGGGLRLKSLFTEAPEPLPEEPKPVEMSFHHCHRDPLPQPGLTPERMQAQRQLCTACAVCCVFMAGEVVGGYLAHSLAIMTDAAHLLADVGSMMGSLFSLWLSTRPATRTMTFGWHRSETLGALASVVSLWMVTGILLYLAFIRLLHSDYHIEGGAMLLTASIAVCANLLMAFVLHQAGPPHSHGSRGAEYAPLEEGSGESLPLGNTSVRAAFVHVLGDLLQSLGVLIASILIYFKPQYKAADPISTFLFSICALGSTAPTLRDVLRVLMEGTPRSVSFEPVRDTLLSVPGVRATHELHLWSLTFTHYVASAHLAIDSTADPEAVLAEATSRLHSRFGFSSCTLQVEQYQPEMAQCLRCQEPPQA; encoded by the exons ATGGAGCCGTCTCCCACCACGGGGGGCTCGGAGACCACTCGCCTGGTGGGCCCCCGAGACCGCGGCGGCGCTGGTGGCGGCCTGCGTTTGAAGAG TCTCTTCACAGAGGCCCCTGAGCCCCTCCCTGAGGAGCCCAAACCCGTGGAGATGTCCTTCCACCACTGCCACCGGGACCCGCTGCCACAGCCTGGTCTCACCCCGGAGAGGATGCAGGCGCAGAGGCAGCTGTGCACcgcctgtgctgtgtgctgtgtctTCATGGCTGGGGAGGTGGTTG GTGGGTACTTGGCGCACAGCCTGGCCATTATGACTGACGCGGCCCACCTGTTGGCAGACGTGGGCAGCATGATGGGCAGCCTCTTCTCCCTCTGGCTCTCTACCCGTCCAGCCACCCGCACCATGACCTTTGGCTGGCACCGCTCAG AGACTCTGGGGGCTCTGGCCTCTGTGGTCTCCCTCTGGATGGTCACTGGCATCCTCCTGTACCTGGCCTTCATCCGCCTGCTGCACAGCGACTACCACATCGAGGGGGGTGCCATGCTGCTGACCGCCAGCATCGCGGTCTGTGCCAATCTGCT AATGGCTTTTGTGCTGCACCAGGCTGGGCCTCCCCACAGCCACGGGTCTAGGGGGGCAGAGTATGCACCGCTGGAGGAGGGGTCCGGGGAGTCCTTGCCCCTGGGGAACACCAGCGTCCGGGCGGCCTTTGTGCACGTGCTGGGAGACCTCCTGCAGAGCCTTGGGGTGCTGATTGCCTCCATCCTCATTTACTTCAAG CCTCAGTACAAAGCAGCTGACCCCATCAGcaccttcctcttctccatctgTGCCCTTGGATCCACAGCTCCCACCCTGCGAGATGTTCTCCGTGTCCTCATGGAAG GGACTCCCCGAAGTGTGAGCTTTGAACCTGTGCGGGATACCTTGTTGTCAGTGCCGGGAGTCCGGGCAACCCATGAGCTGCACCTGTGGTCCCTGACGTTCACGCACTACGTTGCCTCCGCACACCTGGCCATTG ACTCCACGGCTGACCCCGAAGCTGTCCTAGCTGAAGCTACATCCCGGCTCCACTCCCGGTTTGGATTCTCCAGCTGCACCCTGCAGGTTGAGCAATACCAGCCTGAGATGGCCCAGTGCCTGCGCTGCCAGGAGCCCCCCCAAGCCTGA